One segment of Asterias rubens chromosome 2, eAstRub1.3, whole genome shotgun sequence DNA contains the following:
- the LOC117304214 gene encoding copine-8-like produces MAMNPAPFQPGTGSVPATRVEITISCRDLIDKDVMSKSDPMCVLYTTQLGSRDFAEYERTEMIKNSLNPDFVKKFNLTYFFEECQRLKFEIFDVDSQSQKLTSHDFLGKIETTLGEILGSSNNRLEKPLVGAGKKCGRIIISAEEVSDCKDRATLSFCGHKLDKKDFLGKSDPFMVFYRCNEDNSYTICHKTEVIKNTLNPTWRPFPVLVRSLCNGDVERTIKVECFDWDSDGGSHDLIGIFTTNMRQILTGRQTYELINPKKKAKKKSYKNSGTIELTNCVIEKQHSFLDYISGGMQINFTVAIDFTASNGNPTHSSSLHYINPYQPNHYEIAISSVGEVIQDYDFDKLFPVLGFGAKLPPDGRVSHEFSVNFNPQSPFCTGIPGIMQAYQNCIRQVQLYGPTNFAPIINHVAQFAKAYPDGSNYFILLIITDGVISDMDMTKDAIIRASTLPMSIIIIGVGPAEFDAMEELDADKKALTYRGKVAERDIVQFVPFRDYVGGVGSSNQQLSQARLAKDVLAEVPEQIIAFMKKHGISPITAPQPHTPLAVPPSQ; encoded by the exons ATGGCGATGAATCCAGCGCCTTTTCAACCAGGAACAGGGAGTGTCCCTGCGACGAGGGTGGAAATCACAATTTCATGCAG GGACCTCATAGACAAAGATGTGATGTCAAAATCAGATCCAA TGTGTGTGTTGTACACAACGCAGTTGGGGTCTAGAGACTTTGCAGAG TATGAAAGGACGGAGATGATTAAGAACTCGCTGAATCCAGACTTTGTTAAGAAGTTCAACTTAACATACTTCTTTGAGGAATGCCAGAGGCTGAAATTTGAAAT ctttgATGTTGACTCCCAATCTCAAAAGCTGACTTCCCAC GATTTTCTGGGTAAAATTGAAACAACTCTCGGTGAAATCTTGGGTTCTTCAAATAACCGTCTGGAGAAGCCTCTAGT TGGAGCGGGTAAGAAATGCGGTAGAATTATTATATCAGCAGAAGAAGTCAGTGACTGCAAG GATCGTGCTACATTGAGCTTCTGTGGTCATAAACTCGACAAGAAAGACTTCCTTGGAAAGTCGGATCCTTTCATGGTGTTCTATCGTTGTAATGAAGACAATTC gtacACAATATGTCATAAGACAGAGGTAATAAAGAACACCCTCAATCCAACATGGCGGCCGTTTCCTGTCCTGGTTAGATCGCTGTGTAACGGAGACGTAGAGCGGACCATCAAGGTGGAATGTTTCGATTGGGACAGTGATGGAGG tAGCCATGATCTTATTGGAATATTCACAACAAATATGAGACAGATTTTGACCGGAAGGCAAACCTACGAG CTGATAAATCCTAAGAAGAAGGCCAAGAAGAAAAGCTACAAGAATTCCGGCACGATTGAATTGACAAACTGTGTGATCGAGAAGCAGCACAGTTTCTTGGATTATATCTCGGGAGGAATGCAGATCAACTTCACTGTAGCCATTGACTTCACAGCTTCTAATG GTAACCCTACTCACAGTAGTTCCCTTCACTACATCAACCCTTATCAACCCAATCATTATGAGATCGCAATTTCATCTGTTGGAGAGGTCATCCAAGACTACGACTTTGATAAACTTTTTCCTGTTCTGGGCTTTGGTGCAAAGCTACCTCCAGACGGTCGAGTGTCTCACGAGTTCTCCGTG AATTTCAATCCTCAGTCTCCGTTCTGCACGGGTATTCCTGGTATCATGCAAGCATATCAGAACTGCATAAGACAGGTGCAGCTGTATGGCCCTACTAACTTTGCACCGATCATCAACCATGTAGCACA GTTTGCCAAGGCTTATCCCGATGGCTCTAATTACTTCATCCTTCTCATCATAACTGATGGTGTGATATCTGATATGGACATGACTAAAGATGCGATCATCAGG GCCAGTACCCTTCCGATGTCAATCATCATTATCGGAGTAGGACCAGCTGAATTTGATG cTATGGAAGAACTGGACGCAGACAAGAAGGCACTGACATACCGAGGAAAAGTCGCTGAGAGAGACATTGTCCAA TTCGTGCCCTTCAGAGATTACGTCGGCGGTGTCGGTAGTAGCAACCAGCAGCTCAGTCAAGCACGTCTTGCCAAAGACGTCTTGGCAGAGGTTCCAGAGCAAATTATAGCTTTCATGAAGAAACACGGTATCAGCCCAATCACCGCGCCGCAACCCCACACTCCCCTCGCCGTTCCCCCAAGTCAGTAA